The following are encoded together in the Prionailurus viverrinus isolate Anna chromosome B3, UM_Priviv_1.0, whole genome shotgun sequence genome:
- the WDR89 gene encoding WD repeat-containing protein 89 isoform X1, with product MLFTQDLYCTLSAPPDMERIEEQFANLNIVKRSSGTTEPTYLLGIDASKTVQAEKESLIAVLCSNGSIRIYDKERLYILREFRGYPGLLNGVKFANSCDNIYSSCTDGTVKCWDARLASEKPVQLFKGYPSNIFISFDISCNDHVICAGTEKVDDDALLVFWDARINSQDLSTSKDPLGAYSETHSDDVTQVRFHPSNPNMVVSGSTDGLVNVFDISIDNEEDALVTTCNSVSSVSCIGWSGKDYKQIYCMTHDEGFCWWDLNHLDTDEPITRLNIQDVREVINVKGGILDYLVGGLYHEKMDKLFVVGGTNTGIIHLLSCTTAGLIHVTSLHGGHAATVRSFCWNMQDDSLLTGGEDAQLLLWKPGALDKTFTKKDSMKIASSVYQRVRVHSNDSYKKRKKQ from the coding sequence ATTTGTACTGCACTTTGAGTGCTCCTCCTGACATGGAGAGGATTGAGGAACAATTCGCTAACCTGAACATTGTTAAACGTTCCTCGGGGACTACAGAGCCTACTTACCTGCTGGGCATAGATGCATCAAAAACCGTacaagcagaaaaagaaagcttgATCGCTGTTTTATGTTCTAACGGATCAATCAGAATCTATGATAAAGAGAGGTTATACATACTACGAGAATTTCGTGGCTATCCTGGACTTCTCAATGGAGTCAAATTTGCAAATTCTTGTGACAATATATATTCATCATGTACTGACGGCACTGTAAAATGTTGGGACGCTCGATTAGCCAGTGAAAAACCTGTCCAGCTGTTCAAGGGTTACCCTTCCAATATTTTCATTAGTTTTGATATCAGCTGTAATGATCACGTCATTTGTGCTGGTACAGAAAAAGTTGATGATGATGCATTGCTGGTATTTTGGGATGCAAGAATTAATTCTCAGGATTTGTCTACTTCTAAAGACCCACTTGGAGCATATTCAGAGACACACAGTGATGACGTCACTCAAGTACGCTTCCATCCCAGCAATCCCAACATGGTGGTCTCCGGTTCAACTGATGGCCTGGTGAATGTATTTGATATTAGTATTGATAATGAAGAAGATGCACTGGTTACGACCTGTAACTCTGTTTCTTCCGTAAGCTGTATTGGTTGGTCTGGGAAGGACTATAAACAGATTTATTGCATGACACACGATGAAGGATTTTGTTGGTGGGATCTTAATCATCTGGATACTGATGAACCAATTACACGTTTGAACATCCAGGATGTCAGAGAAGTAATTAATGTGAAAGGAGGCATTTTGGACTATTTGGTTGGTGGCCTGTATCacgaaaaaatggacaaattgttTGTTGTTGGGGGAACAAACACAGGAATTATTCACTTACTGAGCTGTACTACAGCAGGATTGATTCATGTGACCAGCCTTCACGGAGGGCATGCTGCTACAGTCCGTTCTTTCTGTTGGAATATGCAAGATGATTCTTTGCTAACCGGAGGGGAAGATGCACAGTTGTTACTTTGGAAACCTGGAGCATTAGACAAGACATTTACAAAGAAAGACAGCATGAAAATAGCATCCTCTGTGTACCAGCGAGTTCGAGTTCACAGTAATGATTcttacaagaaaaggaagaagcagtGA
- the WDR89 gene encoding WD repeat-containing protein 89 isoform X2 produces MERIEEQFANLNIVKRSSGTTEPTYLLGIDASKTVQAEKESLIAVLCSNGSIRIYDKERLYILREFRGYPGLLNGVKFANSCDNIYSSCTDGTVKCWDARLASEKPVQLFKGYPSNIFISFDISCNDHVICAGTEKVDDDALLVFWDARINSQDLSTSKDPLGAYSETHSDDVTQVRFHPSNPNMVVSGSTDGLVNVFDISIDNEEDALVTTCNSVSSVSCIGWSGKDYKQIYCMTHDEGFCWWDLNHLDTDEPITRLNIQDVREVINVKGGILDYLVGGLYHEKMDKLFVVGGTNTGIIHLLSCTTAGLIHVTSLHGGHAATVRSFCWNMQDDSLLTGGEDAQLLLWKPGALDKTFTKKDSMKIASSVYQRVRVHSNDSYKKRKKQ; encoded by the coding sequence ATGGAGAGGATTGAGGAACAATTCGCTAACCTGAACATTGTTAAACGTTCCTCGGGGACTACAGAGCCTACTTACCTGCTGGGCATAGATGCATCAAAAACCGTacaagcagaaaaagaaagcttgATCGCTGTTTTATGTTCTAACGGATCAATCAGAATCTATGATAAAGAGAGGTTATACATACTACGAGAATTTCGTGGCTATCCTGGACTTCTCAATGGAGTCAAATTTGCAAATTCTTGTGACAATATATATTCATCATGTACTGACGGCACTGTAAAATGTTGGGACGCTCGATTAGCCAGTGAAAAACCTGTCCAGCTGTTCAAGGGTTACCCTTCCAATATTTTCATTAGTTTTGATATCAGCTGTAATGATCACGTCATTTGTGCTGGTACAGAAAAAGTTGATGATGATGCATTGCTGGTATTTTGGGATGCAAGAATTAATTCTCAGGATTTGTCTACTTCTAAAGACCCACTTGGAGCATATTCAGAGACACACAGTGATGACGTCACTCAAGTACGCTTCCATCCCAGCAATCCCAACATGGTGGTCTCCGGTTCAACTGATGGCCTGGTGAATGTATTTGATATTAGTATTGATAATGAAGAAGATGCACTGGTTACGACCTGTAACTCTGTTTCTTCCGTAAGCTGTATTGGTTGGTCTGGGAAGGACTATAAACAGATTTATTGCATGACACACGATGAAGGATTTTGTTGGTGGGATCTTAATCATCTGGATACTGATGAACCAATTACACGTTTGAACATCCAGGATGTCAGAGAAGTAATTAATGTGAAAGGAGGCATTTTGGACTATTTGGTTGGTGGCCTGTATCacgaaaaaatggacaaattgttTGTTGTTGGGGGAACAAACACAGGAATTATTCACTTACTGAGCTGTACTACAGCAGGATTGATTCATGTGACCAGCCTTCACGGAGGGCATGCTGCTACAGTCCGTTCTTTCTGTTGGAATATGCAAGATGATTCTTTGCTAACCGGAGGGGAAGATGCACAGTTGTTACTTTGGAAACCTGGAGCATTAGACAAGACATTTACAAAGAAAGACAGCATGAAAATAGCATCCTCTGTGTACCAGCGAGTTCGAGTTCACAGTAATGATTcttacaagaaaaggaagaagcagtGA